The genomic region AGTTATGAGGATAGAATGTGTATTATCGGCATAGCTCAGCTATGCTGTCAGATGTCTGGGGAAAAACTAGACAAACTGGAAAGTTTTCggacacagagaaagatggggggagggagaaagagagagagagaagcacaggCGCTTATACTGtaacctcacacacagacagacacacacacacacacccacacacacacacattgacatacGCGCGCATACAgccctctaaacacattcttgtCCAATCAGCGGTTCAACACAGCACCATGTGGCTCTCACTCCCGGAACATCAACAAACGGGAAAGTTCGATGACCGAGAAACTGAGTTTTTCATGTTACAATCTATGGTTAGACCAATGCGCCACCTCAATGTCTAAAAGTTTTTTCATGTACGTAATGAAGTCTGCGTTGTTTTGTGTATTGGTGCCTTTCTTGGTTTGTGTAGCTGTAGTGAACATCGGTGTCTTCGACCGCGTTCTAGTGGACATATCCTATGATCACTACGCAGAAAAAACTGTTGACTTCTTGCCTAGTTTCTTGGCAATGCCTTTCAACTCTCTTATAAACGTGGGATATATTTACATGGGATTGTACTGGCTATTTCAACGGACAAAGGACAAAGGTGACACCGATACTTCGCTTTATGTCAAAGACGTCTTCGCTTTCATGGCCATTTTTTACGCACCTGTCCAGTGGGTCCGCCTAGCGACGCTGGGCCGTGTACCCGCCGTGTTGGATCAATGGTTCACTCTACCGATTTTCGCGTGGGTACCTGTTTGGTGCCATTTCATAGAGCACGGTTGGCGGCCACGCATCGCGGCAACTGTCGAACTTTGCTCCATCTTCAGCTATGCCATCGCGTTGGCGCACGATTTGGGATTTGAGGTGGCGCTCGCGTGCCATGTCGCATTTGCCCTTTACAAAGGCGCCGGGGTCCATCTCAAATACGGAGACTCACTATCCCGGTGGTACCTGGGTCTTGCCTCACTGTCTTGTTGTGGGTTTGTGATTCTCAAGCTGTTGGATCACACCCTAGCGCAATACCGACCGTTCCAACACCTGACAGGGCACTTCTGGTCCAAAGTGTGTGACATTTTACAGTTCCACTATAGCTTCTGCTTTCTCACACACCTGACACGGTCTGCAGCGCGGAAGGGGACATCTAAAAGTAACTGAATTACCAGGGAAGAAGGATCCTGTCAA from Osmerus mordax isolate fOsmMor3 chromosome 14, fOsmMor3.pri, whole genome shotgun sequence harbors:
- the tmem187 gene encoding transmembrane protein 187, coding for MTEKLSFSCYNLWLDQCATSMSKSFFMYVMKSALFCVLVPFLVCVAVVNIGVFDRVLVDISYDHYAEKTVDFLPSFLAMPFNSLINVGYIYMGLYWLFQRTKDKGDTDTSLYVKDVFAFMAIFYAPVQWVRLATLGRVPAVLDQWFTLPIFAWVPVWCHFIEHGWRPRIAATVELCSIFSYAIALAHDLGFEVALACHVAFALYKGAGVHLKYGDSLSRWYLGLASLSCCGFVILKLLDHTLAQYRPFQHLTGHFWSKVCDILQFHYSFCFLTHLTRSAARKGTSKSN